From the Cloeon dipterum chromosome 4, ieCloDipt1.1, whole genome shotgun sequence genome, the window TTGGGCGCAAATGGCCAAAGCCCAACCGTTATTTTGGACGGCCTCGGAACCGTCGTCGGAAAGGAAATGACCACGATCAACGGAAGGACCATTCACGCATTTCAGGGTATCCCCTACGGAGAATCCACCGCTGGAGCAAACAGGTTCAAGGCAAGTTCATTTGCAAAtaaagtggaaataaattattttatggtgCTTTGATTCAGGCACCAATTCCTAAACAATGGAGTGGAACCTTTGACGCGACAAACCCGGGCGTTCCTTGCATTCAGCCCgactttggaatttttaaacagagaACGGAATCTCCCAATCAATTCGTGTCAAGCAGATACGAAACCATCGGTTCAGAAGACTGCCTCACTGTTCAAGTGTACACGCCTGATGTATGTATGCGGCGATTGTTATGTCGCGATAACAATCTAACTTTTTCTTTCATCTTAGCTCCAGCACAATCAGAATTTGCCGGTTCTTGTTTATTATCACGGAGGAGGATTTTTAAATGGGGACGAGAGCGATTTCAGGCCTGATCACATTTTGGACAGAGATGTTATCTTAGTTGTACCCCATTACAGGCTCGGAACGCTTGGtatgttgttaaaaaataaaaaatagtgcttcTTCATTACGAGACTGAACAGGCTACCTTTCAATGCAAAATGACTTGATTCCTGGAAATGCCGGTTTGCTTGATTCTGTCGAGGCTCTAAGGTGGATTCAGAGCCACATTTCTAAATTTGGTGGAGATCCAAACAGAGTAACTGTTTCCGGACAGAGCACTGGATCCACCCTTTCCCATTATATGCTGATCACTCCTTTGACTgacggtaaaaattaaaaaaaatcagccattttaaaattacttatcGAACTTAAGGTATGCTGCATCGTGCTATCATGATGAGTGGATCAACTTTGACTACTCTCTCCTACGACCGAAACCCAGTCAAGAGCGCCAGAGACATCGCATCATTTGCAAACTGCACAGGAACCGATGACGAAGTTTCCCAGTGTATCTTTAACCTTCCAGCACAGACACTGATTGACGCCCACATCAATTACTACGTAatatttggattaaaattttagcagtttaattaatttcaaacgtTTTATAGAGTGTTGGTGGTACTGGTGGAATCCAACCAGTCATTTCAAGGCCTGACGAACCTGAAGCAACCAAGGTGGTGCCGGACGATCCAAAAGTGATCGTTCAAAGTGGTAACTACAAATCGGTGCCAATACTGGCTGGCGCAACTCGACACGACGGCATGTTTTACGTCAACTGTGAGTGTTTTGGGGTAGACGCGGCTTTCATCTAAATAAACATTACTCTTCAGCTCTCGATCTGATTCTGAACGCGGCAAATCTGGTTAACAACGAATTTTTCATTAGGAAGTTGCTCGCTCGCCAAGTTTTGGAGTTTGCAGGTATGGCGAGCTTTTTTACTCTctagataattaaattaatttaaatgttaggCATAACGGACACTACTGGCTCTATTACCGATATGTTGGATCATAAATATCTCTCTTATGTCGGCACTGATCAAAGGGGAAACTACACGGCACTGATTCCAGGATTGCTGGATGTGAATGGAAAccattcaattatttcaatatttattatttcaagcgTTTTAGTTCCTCACAACT encodes:
- the LOC135944118 gene encoding juvenile hormone esterase-like — protein: MASQMWPLSAIGLVFLILGANGQSPTVILDGLGTVVGKEMTTINGRTIHAFQGIPYGESTAGANRFKAPIPKQWSGTFDATNPGVPCIQPDFGIFKQRTESPNQFVSSRYETIGSEDCLTVQVYTPDLQHNQNLPVLVYYHGGGFLNGDESDFRPDHILDRDVILVVPHYRLGTLGYLSMQNDLIPGNAGLLDSVEALRWIQSHISKFGGDPNRVTVSGQSTGSTLSHYMLITPLTDGMLHRAIMMSGSTLTTLSYDRNPVKSARDIASFANCTGTDDEVSQCIFNLPAQTLIDAHINYYSVGGTGGIQPVISRPDEPEATKVVPDDPKVIVQSGNYKSVPILAGATRHDGMFYVNSLDLILNAANLVNNEFFIRKLLARQVLEFAGITDTTGSITDMLDHKYLSYVGTDQRGNYTALIPGLLDFLTTEYMKAPANRMVQINSQKADSYLYTFSYRGRYHLNGNGINYPPTLFEDGVPHSDDMIYLTPRITDPFNAEELGMVNVLTTLWSNFANTGNPNLPVQIGLPEWPSYDQIDESYFEINVNSVAKKDYTEEFLVAINDNLPYSRHV